The proteins below are encoded in one region of Oryzias melastigma strain HK-1 linkage group LG7, ASM292280v2, whole genome shotgun sequence:
- the icmt gene encoding protein-S-isoprenylcysteine O-methyltransferase translates to MAGSKLVLEGRVSVKSFLLGLSVLVIPLIRTSFGHLDWVFDYLTETSGKIVICVHIAATNGLLLLIYRGPLYKVALRACFLGVTFGCGLMLSFSETSWTHFGWYMCSLSFFHYSEYLVTAIINPRSLSLDSFLLNHSVEYTLAAVSSWVEFTVEKLTVPELKQLKWLSVAGLIMVLCGEGLRKAAMLTAGSNFNHIVQNEKAQSHVLVTSGVYAYFRHPSYVGWFYWSIGTQVMLCNPVCIVGYTVASWRFFRERIEEEELSLIHFFAEDYVEYKKRVSTGLPFISGIRVN, encoded by the exons ATGGCAGGCAGCAAGTTGGTGCTGGAAGGTAGAGTTAGTGTAAAAAGCTTTCTTCTGGGCCTCAGCGTGCTCGTGATCCCGCTGATCAGAACCAGCTTCGGACACCTGGACTGGGTCTTCGATTACCTGACGGAAACCTCCGGGAAAATCGTCATCTGCGTCCACATAGCGGCCACCAACGGCCTGCTGCTGCTCATCTACAGAGGTCCTCTCTACAAG GTCGCTCTGAGAGCCTGCTTCCTGGGAGTCACCTTCGGCTGCGGCTTGATGCTGAGCTTCTCCGAGACCTCCTGGACCCACTTTGGCTG GTACATGTGCTCCCTGTCCTTCTTCCACTACTCGGAGTACCTGGTGACGGCCATCATCAACCCGCGCAGCCTGTCGCTGGACTCCTTCCTGCTCAACCACAGCGTGGAGTACACGCTGGCGGCCGTGTCCTCGTGGGTGGAGTTCACTGTGGAGAAGCTGACGGTCCCAG AGCTGAAGCAGCTGAAGTGGCTGAGCGTGGCGGGGCTGATCATGGTGCTGTGCGGCGAGGGCCTGCGGAAGGCCGCCATGTTGACGGCGGGCTCCAACTTCAACCACATCGTGCAGAACGAGAAGGCCCAGAGCCACGTGCTGGTCACCAGCGGCGTGTACGCCTACTTCAGACACCCGTCCTACGTGGGCTGGTTCTACTGGAGCATCGGGACCCAG GTCATGCTGTGTAACCCGGTGTGCATCGTGGGCTACACCGTGGCCAGCTGGCGGTTCTTCCGGGAGCGgatagaggaggaggagctgtcgCTCATCCACTTCTTCGCTGAGGACTACGTGGAGTACAAGAAGCGGGTCTCCACCGGCCTGCCCTTCATCTCTGGCATCCGGGTCAACTGA